The genomic DNA AGCGCCGCCAGGTCCGCGTCCGCGTCGTAGAACACTCGCGTCATGTGTCTCCCCCTCAAATCGGATACACGAGCAACCCCGGTATCCGGAACGTCTCGTACACCACGTCCATCCGCGTGAAGCGCGGCTCGGGCTCCAGCACCACCCCCGCCAGCACCCGCCCCACGCTCAAGAGCACCGTCTCGCCGTCCTCCGTCGTCCGGTAGACGGCGTAGTTCGCCCTCACGTCCAGCCTCCCGTCCGCGTCCCCGCCCTCGGCCACGCGCACGTTCGTGTAGAGGTGCCGGCACACGTGCGGCGAGAAGACACACGCCTCGCGGATGGCCACCACCCGGTCCTCCATCATCCCCCGGCCCGTGCACAGCATCAGGCTCGCGGGCAGGCCCCGCGCGTGGTTCTCCCGCGGAATGAGCCGGTACTCGGCCTCCTCCGTGAAGAAGCCGGGCCAGTCCGCGAATCCTCCATCGTCGAGCGCTTCCGCGTAGCGGTAGAGCAGGTCCTCCACCCGGGAGCGCGGGGATGCATCGCCCATGTGTTCCTCGCTTCCCACGGTCGTCCCCTCCCCCTCAGACGTCCATCAAGGTGCGCCACGTCTTCCAGAAGCCTCGCAGGGCCGTCTCGTTGGCCAGGTCCGGCTCCGGCTCGCCGTACAGCACCCGCGTCCCCCCGAGCCCCACGAAGGCCGCGTCCCCCCGCTCGCCCTGGATGCCCCGCTGGACGATCTCCAGCGCCTCCACGTCCTCCAGCGAGATGAAGCCCGAGGGGCCCACCAGGTTCGCCTGGAGGATCCGCTGGTTGCGCAGCTCCACCGGATCGTCCGCGTAGCCCAGCAGCGTCCACACCAGATCGAACTCGTCCACCCCGCGGGGCAACACCTGCCGCGTGGCGATGCTGTTGGAGATGCGGTGGATGACGAGGCTCGGGAAGACCGTCTGGATGGACACCGCCACGTCGTCCGCCAGGTCCGGCAGCTTGCGCATCAATTCCGGCGCCCGCAGGCGGTAGCCCTTGCGGTACGTGGACAGGCCCTGCTGCTCGTATTGCTCCGGGTGCTCCTGGGTGCCGCCCTGGTAGGAGACGAGGTGTCCGCAGCCACTCGGCTCCGCCAGCGTCTCGCCCCGCTGCGTCGAGCGGAACAGGCCAAAGGTGGCCACGAACAGGTGCAGGAGTCCCGCGTGGTACGGATCCTTCACGTTCTCGAAGTACAGCTTCCAGTTGGCCTTCACGCGCTGGCGCAGATAGCCGAGCACCTCCAGCTTCCTCCCGTCGAACACGCGCGTGAATTGCGGCCAGACGCCGCCCAGGTACTCGCGCAACGGAGGGGTGTCGTCGCGGAAGGTGGCGAACACCAGGCCATTGAGCACTTCCACCCGCAGGCGGCGCAGGCTCAGCGCCTGCATGTCCAGGGGCACGTCGCGATAGCCCCCGTGCCCCTCCACGCCCTGCTTGAAGGGCACCGCGCGCAAGCGGCCGTCCGGATCGTACCCCCACTGGTGGTAGATGCAGTTGAAGCGCTTCCTCTGGCCATACGCCTCGCGCAGCACCAGCGCGCCCCGGTGCGCGCAGCGGTTGACGAGCACGTGCACCCGCCCGTCTCCTCCCCTCGACAGGATGACGGGCACCTCGCCGATGTGCGTGGTGCGGAAGCTGCCCTCCCCGGGCACCTCGGCCTCCAACCCCACGTAGCTCCACGTGGGCCCCTGGAAGACGCGCTCCTGCTCGCGCTGGAACAGTCCGGCGTCCGTGAAGACCCGGTACGGCACATGCGTCGTGTCTTCCCGGGGCCACGGCCAGAACGAATCGATGGGAGCGGACATGGGCGTCTTCCTGTCTCGG from Melittangium boletus DSM 14713 includes the following:
- a CDS encoding aromatic ring-hydroxylating oxygenase subunit alpha is translated as MSAPIDSFWPWPREDTTHVPYRVFTDAGLFQREQERVFQGPTWSYVGLEAEVPGEGSFRTTHIGEVPVILSRGGDGRVHVLVNRCAHRGALVLREAYGQRKRFNCIYHQWGYDPDGRLRAVPFKQGVEGHGGYRDVPLDMQALSLRRLRVEVLNGLVFATFRDDTPPLREYLGGVWPQFTRVFDGRKLEVLGYLRQRVKANWKLYFENVKDPYHAGLLHLFVATFGLFRSTQRGETLAEPSGCGHLVSYQGGTQEHPEQYEQQGLSTYRKGYRLRAPELMRKLPDLADDVAVSIQTVFPSLVIHRISNSIATRQVLPRGVDEFDLVWTLLGYADDPVELRNQRILQANLVGPSGFISLEDVEALEIVQRGIQGERGDAAFVGLGGTRVLYGEPEPDLANETALRGFWKTWRTLMDV
- a CDS encoding aromatic-ring-hydroxylating dioxygenase subunit beta: MGDASPRSRVEDLLYRYAEALDDGGFADWPGFFTEEAEYRLIPRENHARGLPASLMLCTGRGMMEDRVVAIREACVFSPHVCRHLYTNVRVAEGGDADGRLDVRANYAVYRTTEDGETVLLSVGRVLAGVVLEPEPRFTRMDVVYETFRIPGLLVYPI